A stretch of the Ictidomys tridecemlineatus isolate mIctTri1 chromosome 5, mIctTri1.hap1, whole genome shotgun sequence genome encodes the following:
- the Samd15 gene encoding sterile alpha motif domain-containing protein 15 isoform X1: MEKVPEDYDSSPDENEKPEPERPELRKLSENAEPDTKTEAGYELSPENDQVPPPLETEKEEESEIAKNVQPKPTWTSEEEIPKEIEVEPSSQTDLGIPQVLKSESLREMGDELYKDLETPDLEPQEDAKSNVTEDVLTESASEIDIQLPAETKSEVLGTTINMTGLELLKESEQEVSEESLREQKKETDLEPPEQSKLDFSNEKPKKSVEETDLQPTKMTKPEIPEETQRKSTEQTKPEFPDHKSRKSTEEADLKPPEETKLEVPEEMQQMSTEEKVPEGLDEVKSELPEEELRKANNETNLKPSEKTTSQVPKETKRKSTEEKIPETAEETGLVLQHEVKPNVQEETQKQSIREKVLELSKNTKPTDHKEKRRKSSKNIGLAPSEKSESWETARESTEEKGLEPPEQSKSKFPKKEPRKSIEETGQMPPKKTKPKVQDKTQMEPTEEENLKLPDEIKPREKHTELFKEEEPAPIKSKYSMDKDQLEYPKFQTIKVSVEETDTTFKKDYASRPLTQSEMESSSTNYEYLSKLPKLLHLVDILDLPETQTGLRKAFSQKKITDSGQESKETAPKDKTSQPKEKETALQFEYLKWSPEKVAEWISQLGFPQYKECFTTNFISGRKLIHVNCSNLPQMGITDFEDMKVISQHTRELLGIEEPLFSRSIRLPPRDNIGLFLEQKGHTGVKSDSLTFSEFVKTRRLCDYDPEITASEEN; encoded by the exons ATGGAGAAAGTCCCAGAAGATTATGATTCTAGTCCTGATGAAAATGAGAAGCCAGAGCCTGAGAGGCCTGAACTTCGTAAATTGTCTGAAAATGCCGAACCAGACACCAAGACAGAGGCAGGCTACGAGCTATCCCCAGAAAATGACCAAGTGCCACCGCCACTAGAAactgagaaagaggaagagtcaGAGATTGCAAAGAATGTGCAGCCAAAACCAACCTGGACGTCTGAGGAAGAAATTCCTAAGGAGATCGAGGTAGAGCCATCTAGCCAGACTGATTTAGGGATTCCCCAAGTGTTAAAGTCAGAGTCATTGAGAGAGATGGGAGACGAACTTTACAAGGATTTGGAGACACCAGACCTAGAGCCACAAGAAGACGCTAAATCAAATGTTACAGAGGATGTACTCACAGAATCAGCTTCAGAAATAGATATTCAGTTACCAGCGGAAACCAAGTCTGAGGTTCTGGGGACCACAATCAATATGACAGGATTAGAGTTACTAAAGGAGTCTGAACAGGAAGTTTCAGAGGAATCACTTAGAGAGCAGAAGAAGGAAACAGATCTAGAACCTCCAGAGCAGTCCAAACTagatttttcaaatgagaaaccAAAGAAATCAGTTGAAGAGACAGATCTACAGCCAACAAAGATGACCAAACCAGAGATTCCAGAGGAGACACAAAGAAAGTCAACTGAGCAGACTAAACCAGAGTTTCCAGACCACAAATCAAGAAAGTCTACTGAGGAAGCAGATCTAAAACCTCCAGAAGAGACTAAATTAGAGGTTCCAGAGGAGATGCAACAAATGTCAACTGAGGAGAAAGTTCCAGAGGGACTAGACGAGGTCAAATCTGAGCTTCCTGAGGAAGaattaagaaaagcaaataatgaaacaaatcTAAAGCCATCAGAAAAGACTACATCACAAGTTcctaaggaaacaaaaagaaagtcaaCTGAGGAAAAGATTCCAGAGACAGCAGAAGAGACTGGTCTAGTACTACAACATGAGGTCAAACCAAATGTTCAAGAGGAGACACAAAAACAGTCAATTCGGGAAAAAGTTCTAGAACTATCAAAGAATACCAAACCAACAGATCATAAAGAGAAGCGGAGAAAATCAAGCAAGAATATAGGACTTGCTCCATCAGAGAAGTCTGAATCATGGGAAACAGCAAGGGAGTCAACTGAGGAGAAAGGTCTAGAACCACCAGAGCAGTCTAAATCAAAGTTTCCAAAGAAAGAACCAAGAAAATCAATTGAGGAAACAGGCCAAATGCCACCAAAGAAGACCAAACCTAAAGTTCAAGACAAGACACAAATGGAGCCAACAGAGGAGGAAAATCTAAAGTTACCAGATGAAATCAAACCAAGAGAGAAACATACAGAATTATTCAAGGAAGAAGAGCCAGCACCAATCAAATCTAAGTATTCTATGGATAAGGATCAGCTAGAATACCCCAAGTTTCAAACCATAAAAGTGTCAGTAGAAGAAACtgacacaacttttaaaaaagactatGCATCTAGACCTCTCACACAAAGTGAAATGGAATCAAGTAGTACAAATTATGAGTATCTCTCAAAACTTCCAAAACTGCTTCATCTTGTTGATATCTTAGACCTCCCAGAGACTCAGACAGGCTTAAGAAAGGCCTTTAgtcaaaagaaaattacagattcAGGCCAAGAATCGAAAGAAACAGCACCTAAAGATAAAACATCCCagccaaaagaaaaggaaactgcaTTACAATTCGAATATCTTAAATGGAGCCCAGAGAAAGTTGCAGAATGGATTAGCCAGCTAGGCTTCCCTCAATACAAG GAGTGTTTTACCACAAACTTCATTAGTGGCCGAAAACTCATCCATGTAAATTGCTCAAACCTCCCTCAGATGGGGATAACAGATTTTGAGGACATGAAG